A single region of the Nicotiana sylvestris chromosome 6, ASM39365v2, whole genome shotgun sequence genome encodes:
- the LOC104216510 gene encoding DNA replication complex GINS protein SLD5, whose protein sequence is MDSGDASGYSAGVDDDYESLLSTTDAELLKRAWRNEKAAPEILQFEAALVQRSREQIQLMEETVEEFSKNGVDPLTVSLYQMDLDRTLFLLRSYLRTRLQKIENYAFHIQKTTDLWNRLSKQEQNFAERCVDDMEQHLDQSVLSKLPQGFKSHLKQSSLSLADDMVPEPQLDQYVICRSKRFLGAFQLDDSGEEPVNIEANDLYALPYKSIKPLVESGQIDLV, encoded by the exons ATGGATTCAGGTGATGCATCCGGATATTCAGCTGGGGTGGACGATGATTATGAATCTTTACTGTCAACAACTGATGCGGAGCTCTTGAAACGGGCATGGCGGAATGAAAAGGCCGCTCCTGAAATTCTTCAATTTGAGGCTGCTTTAGTTCAGCGGTCTAGAGAACAGATCCAATTGATG GAAGAAACAGTGGAGGAATTTTCAAAAAATGGTGTTGATCCACTCACTGTGTCTCTGTACCAGATGGACTTGGATAGAACTCTGTTTCTATTGAGATCATATTTAAGAACCCGTCTCCAAAAG ATTGAAAATTATGCATTTCACATACAAAAAACTACAGACCTATGGAATCGTTTATCTAAACAAGAGCAGAATTTTGCTGAAAG GTGTGTTGACGATATGGAGCAACATCTAGATCAATCTGTTCTCTCAAAGTTGCCTCAAGGTTTCAAGTCCCATTTGAAGCAATCTTCGCTAAGTTTGGCAGATGACATGG TTCCTGAGCCACAGCTGGATCAGTATGTTATCTGCAGAAGCAAGAGATTTTTAGGAGCTTTTCAGCTTGATGACAG TGGGGAAGAACCAGTGAACATTGAAGCCAATGATTTATATGCTCTGCCTTACAAGTCCATAAAGCCACTTGTGGAGAGTGGGCAGATCGATCTGGTATGA
- the LOC104216509 gene encoding uncharacterized protein: MEKNSNTDKKKKQKKWSCEKRSPLQDLNVIPKCKSKCSSTSSSMSISSNSISSSSSSSSYTTPLQKKPKFLYGTSNPVPKSSRLRSKSTNENDLPRPFSQKPKRIPPFLSGKKTTSQKSNLYSQLSNPVKKSAFGSARIGVKGKSLKQKEGGNGSGEHIQLLDLDSNLISYANCTPLGKLVNHTNIGENSNATSSNTTKTPPIEASVSPEIQCGISNVLVSAATPCYAAGHVLSGVSDKRKCKPRGILTIGTLVDCEKAGGSKDSKCSRDSLIPLPAEASMHWLLSPRRENNDVCEGDSESEFRMLTGSATSQMPYSTSTCSGSSFGLVRHRGKYSDSVNQDVARSGGKARIILLSPRSSELKDSSYDKRERNLFPQAISCCNDVKVPDEWKCSCSLVRENSPCSTASLSSGNVIQTPKSESSSGKSGGFSWLHSGDRGKNFRSELDSVAECLQKTSLSPTTQTTSAWDQPNLLFKFTSTSWVSDSTLDNVSQSQMRISWRDGVVSRIFETDDLDCCRCLSDDENGGYCHANANTNLVEENDLLPESGLQSPEFLEHKHEHFRNGKSKAPPPEVNLCAESIWTEGGGLVSSADSDWTLSYKNQLYQV, translated from the coding sequence ATGGAGAAAAATTCCAACACAGACAAGAAGAAAAAGCAGAAGAAATGGAGTTGTGAAAAGAGAAGCCCTTTGCAAGATCTCAATGTTATTCCAAAATGTAAAAGCAAGTGTAGTTCAACTTCCTCTTCCATGTCCATCTCTTCAAATTCAATTTCttcctcatcatcttcttcttcttacaCAACTCCTCTCCAAAAAAAGCCCAAATTTTTATACGGAACTTCAAATCCAGTGCCTAAATCTTCACGTTTGAGATCTAAATCCACCAATGAGAATGATTTACCAAGACCCTTTTCACAAAAACCCAAAAGGATCCCACCTTTCCTATCTGGGAAAAAAACCACCTCCCAAAAATCAAATCTTTATTCTCAGTTGAGCAATCCTGTGAAGAAATCAGCATTTGGGTCAGCAAGGATTGGGGTTAAAGGGAAGAGTTTGAAGCAAAAGGAGGGAGGAAATGGTTCAGGTGAGCATATTCAGCTTTTGGATTTAGATAGTAATTTAATTAGTTATGCAAATTGTACTCCTCTTGGTAAATTAGTAAATCATACTAATATAGGAGAGAACTCAAATGCAACTAGTAGTAATACTACGAAAACACCTCCAATTGAGGCTTCAGTGTCTCCTGAGATACAATGTGGGATATCAAATGTGTTGGTTTCAGCTGCAACACCTTGTTATGCTGCTGGCCATGTTCTCTCTGGTGTCAGTGATAAAAGAAAATGTAAGCCTAGAGGTATTCTTACTATAGGAACTTTAGTTGACTGCGAAAAAGCCGGTGGCTCAAAGGATAGTAAGTGTAGTAGGGATTCTTTGATTCCTTTGCCTGCCGAGGCTTCTATGCATTGGCTTCTATCTCCACGCCGCGAGAATAATGACGTTTGTGAGGGCGATTCTGAAAGCGAATTTAGAATGTTGACGGGATCTGCCACGTCTCAAATGCCGTATTCAACTTCAACATGTTCTGGTAGTTCTTTTGGTTTAGTACGTCACAGAGGAAAGTACAGTGATAGTGTGAATCAGGATGTGGCACGAAGTGGTGGAAAAGCTCGGATTATTTTGCTCTCTCCAAGAAGTTCTGAACTTAAAGATTCGTCATATGACAAGCGGGAGAGGAATTTGTTTCCCCAAGCTATATCTTGTTGTAATGATGTAAAAGTCCCGGATGAGTGGAAATGTTCATGCAGTCTTGTTAGAGAGAATTCTCCTTGCTCTACGGCTTCTTTAAGCAGTGGGAATGTTATTCAAACCCCCAAATCAGAATCGAGCTCAGGCAAGAGTGGTGGCTTCTCATGGTTACATTCAGGTGATCGTGGAAAGAACTTTAGGTCTGAACTTGATTCAGTGGCAGAATGTCTTCAGAAAACAAGCTTATCACCTACGACTCAGACAACATCAGCTTGGGATCAGCCTAATCTGCTTTTTAAGTTTACCAGTACCTCCTGGGTTTCTGATTCTACGTTAGATAATGTATCACAATCTCAAATGAGGATATCATGGAGGGATGGAGTAGTGAGTCGGATTTTTGAGACGGATGATTTAGATTGCTGCAGATGCTTATCAGATGATGAAAACGGGGGTTATTGTCACGCTAATGCAAATACAAATCTTGTTGAAGAAAATGATCTTTTACCAGAGAGTGGTCTACAGTCTCCTGAATTTCTAGAGCACAAACACGAGCATTTTCGGAATGGAAAGTCAAAGGCTCCTCCCCCAGAAGTTAATTTATGTGCAGAGTCCATATGGACTGAAGGTGGTGGCTTAGTTTCTTCTGCAGATTCTGACTGGACCCTTAGTTATAAAAACCAGTTGTATCAAGTTTGA